A genome region from Candidatus Methylacidiphilales bacterium includes the following:
- the bioB gene encoding biotin synthase BioB — protein sequence MAKSLPFSEIQAIYQLPFFELIQRARQVYVENWADPEVQLCTLLSIKTGGCSEDCSYCAQSSHYHTGLEKESLLGVDEVMEHARRAKASGSTRFCMGAAWKGVREGTEKFEQVKGIIREVSTLGMEVCVTLGSLTEKAAEELKEAGVTAYNHNIDTSPEHYPNIVSTHTFDDRLQTIRHAQQAGMDVCCGGILGLGESTEDRLRMLEVLCAFNPPPESVPINALMPMKGTPLEDHAPVDLFDLVRMIATTRIALPKTKVRLSAGRTQISPEGQALCYFAGANSIFYGSKLLTADNPRENDDQRLLEKLGLRQMEPKTSCMHDAEKAAAVA from the coding sequence ATGGCGAAATCCCTCCCCTTTTCCGAAATCCAGGCCATTTACCAGCTTCCCTTCTTCGAGCTGATCCAAAGGGCCCGCCAGGTTTATGTGGAAAATTGGGCCGACCCGGAGGTCCAACTCTGCACGCTCCTGAGCATCAAGACCGGTGGATGCAGCGAAGATTGCTCCTACTGTGCCCAGAGCTCCCATTACCACACCGGTTTGGAAAAAGAATCGCTCCTGGGCGTGGACGAAGTGATGGAACACGCCCGCCGGGCCAAAGCCTCGGGTTCGACCCGCTTCTGCATGGGCGCCGCCTGGAAAGGTGTCCGCGAGGGCACGGAAAAATTCGAGCAGGTCAAAGGCATCATCCGCGAGGTCAGCACCCTAGGCATGGAAGTCTGCGTCACCCTCGGCAGCCTGACGGAAAAAGCCGCGGAAGAACTCAAGGAAGCCGGGGTCACCGCCTACAACCACAACATCGACACTTCCCCCGAACACTACCCCAACATTGTCTCCACCCACACCTTCGACGACCGCCTCCAGACCATCCGGCACGCCCAACAGGCCGGCATGGATGTCTGCTGCGGCGGCATCCTCGGCCTCGGCGAGTCGACGGAAGACCGGCTCCGTATGTTGGAAGTGCTGTGCGCCTTCAACCCGCCCCCGGAGAGCGTGCCGATCAACGCCCTCATGCCCATGAAAGGCACCCCGCTGGAAGACCATGCCCCCGTCGATCTCTTCGACCTGGTGCGCATGATCGCCACCACCCGCATCGCCCTCCCCAAGACCAAGGTCCGCCTCTCCGCCGGACGCACCCAGATCTCCCCGGAAGGCCAGGCCCTCTGCTACTTCGCTGGCGCCAATTCCATCTTTTACGGCAGCAAACTCCTGACCGCGGACAACCCCCGCGAAAACGACGACCAGCGCCTGCTGGAAAAACTCGGCCTGCGGCAGATGGAACCCAAAACGTCCTGCATGCACGACGCCGAAAAAGCCGCGGCTGTCGCCTGA
- a CDS encoding SDR family oxidoreductase codes for MRFENRLVLVTGAGSGLGRALALALAAEGAQVALLGRRPGKLSETAELIRAQGGRVWLRSTDVSVSTEVATAVGEIQAELGPVDALVNNAGFFPRKAAVQETDIVDWDQALATNLRGPFLLMRAVLPGMLARDYGRIVNISAPLKHYPTASAYCASKCALDSLTKTTAFELRGKNILVNAVEPPFLDTEMHTGGRPPFEAAPPILDLLALPDGSPTGRVVKLA; via the coding sequence ATGCGATTCGAAAACCGGTTGGTGTTGGTGACGGGAGCGGGCAGCGGGCTGGGCAGGGCGCTGGCCCTGGCCTTGGCCGCGGAGGGTGCCCAAGTGGCCCTGCTAGGGCGGAGGCCGGGAAAATTGTCCGAGACCGCGGAATTGATTCGCGCGCAGGGAGGCCGGGTATGGCTCCGGTCAACGGACGTGTCCGTTTCCACCGAAGTGGCCACGGCGGTGGGTGAGATCCAGGCCGAGCTCGGGCCTGTCGATGCTTTGGTCAACAATGCGGGCTTTTTCCCCCGCAAAGCGGCCGTGCAGGAAACCGACATCGTCGACTGGGACCAGGCACTGGCGACAAACCTGCGCGGCCCGTTCCTGCTGATGCGGGCGGTGTTGCCCGGGATGCTGGCGCGTGACTACGGGCGCATCGTCAACATCAGCGCCCCGCTCAAGCATTACCCCACGGCCTCGGCCTACTGTGCCTCCAAATGCGCCCTCGATTCCCTGACCAAGACCACCGCATTTGAACTGAGGGGGAAAAACATCCTGGTCAACGCCGTGGAGCCGCCGTTCCTCGACACCGAGATGCATACCGGGGGCAGGCCGCCCTTCGAAGCCGCACCGCCCATCCTCGATCTCTTGGCCCTCCCCGACGGAAGTCCGACCGGACGCGTCGTCAAGTTGGCTTGA
- a CDS encoding replication-associated recombination protein A has translation MEPDLFEHPSRQDEESPGVSDARHNLARRMRPRDLSEFCGQSHILAPGKLLHRLITSDRIHAVLFHGPPGTGKTSLAHLIARATRCHFTALNAVEATVADLRRTVEQAQRVWRQEARHTLLLIDEIHRFNKAQQDAVLPHVENGVLRLIGATTQNPFFSVNAALVSRMQLFEFRPHTEAEIRALLERTVTDRERAFPGLEVSVEEQALDFLARVSEGDARKAMGALEIAVLSTPVEAGCVRVTLAVAEESIQKKAVVYDRDGDGHYDTISGFIKCVRGSEPDAAVYLLAKMLHAGEDVRFIARRLVILASEDIGLADPQALVLATACQHAVEFIGLPEARIPLAETTLYLATAPKSNAACLAISEAMEAVARDRTVAVPGALKDAHYRGAGSLGHGKGYLYAHDHPDAVAPEAMMPMEKAFYRPTGRGYEKTIAERLERWREIRRARSAGRERSE, from the coding sequence GTGGAACCAGATTTATTCGAACATCCGTCCCGCCAGGACGAAGAGAGTCCGGGGGTATCGGACGCCCGCCACAATCTGGCCCGACGCATGAGGCCGCGCGATCTTTCGGAGTTCTGCGGCCAATCCCACATCCTCGCCCCCGGCAAACTGCTGCACCGACTGATCACCTCCGACCGGATCCACGCGGTCCTTTTTCATGGCCCGCCCGGCACGGGCAAGACTTCTCTGGCCCACCTCATCGCCCGGGCCACCCGTTGTCATTTCACGGCGCTGAACGCCGTGGAGGCCACCGTGGCCGACCTGCGCCGCACGGTCGAGCAGGCCCAACGGGTCTGGCGCCAGGAGGCCCGCCATACCCTGCTTCTGATCGATGAGATCCACCGCTTCAACAAGGCCCAGCAGGATGCGGTCCTTCCCCACGTGGAGAACGGGGTCTTGCGTCTCATTGGTGCCACCACCCAGAATCCTTTTTTTTCCGTCAATGCCGCGTTGGTTTCGCGGATGCAGTTGTTCGAATTCCGGCCGCACACCGAAGCGGAAATCCGGGCCCTGCTGGAGCGAACGGTGACGGACCGGGAGCGGGCGTTCCCGGGACTGGAGGTTTCCGTCGAGGAGCAAGCGCTGGATTTTCTGGCCCGTGTTTCCGAGGGCGACGCGCGCAAGGCCATGGGGGCATTGGAGATTGCCGTTCTCTCGACCCCGGTGGAAGCCGGATGCGTCAGGGTCACGCTGGCCGTGGCCGAGGAATCGATCCAGAAAAAGGCCGTGGTCTACGACCGCGATGGGGACGGCCACTACGACACCATCTCGGGGTTCATCAAATGCGTCCGGGGGAGCGAGCCGGATGCGGCGGTGTATCTATTGGCCAAGATGTTGCATGCGGGCGAGGACGTCCGGTTCATCGCGCGCCGGCTGGTGATCCTGGCCTCCGAAGACATTGGTCTGGCCGACCCGCAGGCCCTGGTCCTGGCCACGGCCTGCCAGCACGCGGTGGAGTTCATCGGCCTGCCCGAGGCCCGCATCCCGCTTGCCGAGACCACCCTCTATCTGGCTACTGCGCCCAAGAGCAATGCCGCCTGCTTGGCCATCAGTGAAGCCATGGAGGCGGTGGCCCGGGACCGCACCGTGGCTGTTCCCGGTGCGCTCAAGGACGCCCACTACCGCGGGGCCGGATCCTTGGGGCATGGGAAGGGTTATCTCTACGCGCACGACCACCCGGACGCGGTGGCGCCGGAGGCCATGATGCCGATGGAGAAAGCCTTCTACCGCCCGACCGGACGCGGATATGAGAAGACCATCGCCGAGCGGCTCGAGCGCTGGCGGGAAATCCGCCGGGCCCGGTCCGCTGGCAGGGAACGGTCCGAATGA
- a CDS encoding ATP-binding protein, producing the protein MKIKTRTLLRPFGLFTLPGVLDALLFWSIFACSSTLMLWLLTSTIKTILRETVFGGLYAQTVSVGELVASDLGADPANKGRGGDGSSLKLLEKHLTRIVNRDSQLLGVAVLETSDKGARILVASQDSVKSRLPLDEERFRDWVAIAATSDSPFFSDWLFLHKTALPLFTPVVTEPEYSFHFIPGAGEDRGGKMVVVLVFNAPEIQEKFLRVDRIAATVIAMAIILSTLLSLFVRRRSVQRQEAIGEKLAVLGLLGQRDAILAGVAAAADDIVRDKNIEPAVAGLMRRIREVLDVRDAFTCLSPQFNRPGPTEEKLAVLGARAAEPTLDWSDLDRSELSGWRGRFLSLQPVTGPLEQLSTSERACLREKGIPNLAAVPILFESNLVGFIALVEGDEQRSWEPGLLDTLRLAADLIGAAFARREQDRLLIETGKMQALGRMAAGVAHEFNNLLHIISGNLRIFSGRGQTPSVDRELVDKIIEATERGGRIVEQLLSATRQGTPDLRRASLNEVVQKTVFLAQSALRKDVRLILTLDPKLPPVMMDSAQIQQVILNLLINAQDAIGGDGKIIIATGSTMQRLNEGVSRHVFCVVQDSGSGIAEKDIEHLFDPFFTTKPPGKGTGLGLSTSRGILEQHRGAILARNIEPHGASFTFYLPAADDKEPVPLDPALASGTAPLRLEPALVLVADDEPMCRDVLRVTLGEAGMRCLEASDGGEAVRLAQEQGGSIGWVVTDWSMPGLHGRELVIELRRLLPGVPILITSGFVLEAEEIPGIDGVVMKPFSPETLLRKMAEISEQGRLREGKG; encoded by the coding sequence ATGAAAATCAAAACCAGAACCCTGCTGCGTCCCTTCGGGCTGTTCACCCTGCCCGGGGTGTTGGACGCGCTGCTATTCTGGTCGATTTTTGCCTGCTCCTCAACCCTGATGCTCTGGCTGTTGACCAGCACCATCAAAACCATCCTGCGGGAGACGGTTTTTGGCGGGCTTTACGCCCAGACCGTGAGTGTGGGCGAGTTGGTGGCCTCCGATCTCGGAGCCGATCCGGCAAACAAGGGGCGGGGCGGAGACGGCTCCTCCCTGAAACTGCTGGAAAAACACCTGACCCGGATCGTGAACCGGGACAGCCAACTGTTAGGGGTGGCCGTTTTGGAGACCTCGGACAAAGGTGCGCGGATTCTGGTGGCTTCGCAGGACAGCGTGAAAAGCCGGCTGCCGCTGGATGAGGAGCGATTCCGTGACTGGGTTGCCATTGCCGCCACTTCGGATTCCCCCTTTTTTTCCGATTGGCTGTTCCTCCATAAAACGGCCCTGCCGCTCTTCACCCCGGTGGTGACCGAGCCCGAGTATTCCTTCCACTTCATCCCGGGTGCCGGGGAGGACCGCGGGGGCAAGATGGTGGTGGTGCTGGTCTTCAATGCCCCGGAGATCCAGGAAAAATTTCTCCGGGTGGACCGTATCGCCGCCACCGTCATCGCCATGGCGATCATCCTTTCCACCCTGCTCAGCCTGTTTGTCCGGCGTCGCAGCGTTCAGAGGCAGGAGGCGATCGGGGAGAAGCTGGCGGTTCTGGGTCTACTGGGCCAGCGGGATGCCATTCTGGCCGGGGTGGCGGCGGCGGCTGACGATATTGTGAGGGACAAGAACATCGAACCTGCAGTTGCGGGCTTGATGCGGCGCATCCGGGAGGTGCTGGATGTGCGTGATGCCTTCACCTGTCTCTCCCCCCAATTCAACCGTCCCGGTCCCACGGAGGAAAAACTGGCGGTGCTGGGTGCCCGCGCGGCTGAACCGACCCTTGACTGGAGCGACCTGGACCGTTCCGAGCTGTCGGGCTGGCGGGGGCGTTTTCTATCCCTGCAACCGGTCACCGGTCCTCTGGAGCAGTTGTCCACGTCGGAGCGGGCGTGTCTGCGGGAGAAGGGAATCCCCAACCTGGCGGCGGTGCCGATCCTCTTCGAGTCCAACCTCGTGGGGTTCATCGCGCTGGTGGAGGGTGATGAACAACGGTCATGGGAACCCGGTTTGCTCGACACCCTGCGGCTGGCGGCCGATCTGATCGGGGCGGCCTTTGCCCGCCGCGAGCAGGACCGGCTCCTGATCGAAACCGGCAAGATGCAGGCCCTGGGAAGGATGGCGGCCGGGGTGGCGCATGAGTTTAACAATTTGCTACACATCATATCCGGCAACCTCCGCATCTTTTCCGGGCGCGGGCAGACCCCCTCTGTGGACCGGGAGCTGGTGGATAAAATCATCGAAGCCACCGAACGCGGGGGGCGCATCGTTGAGCAATTGCTCAGCGCCACCCGGCAGGGGACGCCGGATTTGCGCCGGGCTTCACTCAACGAGGTGGTGCAAAAAACCGTTTTTCTGGCGCAATCGGCCCTGCGCAAGGATGTGCGCCTCATACTGACCCTGGATCCCAAGCTGCCACCGGTGATGATGGATTCAGCCCAGATCCAGCAGGTCATTCTCAATCTGCTGATCAATGCCCAGGATGCCATCGGGGGTGACGGCAAGATCATCATCGCCACCGGTTCCACGATGCAGCGTTTGAATGAAGGGGTGTCGCGCCATGTCTTTTGTGTGGTCCAGGACAGCGGTTCGGGCATTGCCGAGAAAGATATCGAACACCTCTTCGATCCGTTTTTCACGACCAAGCCACCGGGCAAGGGGACCGGCCTGGGCCTGTCGACCTCGCGGGGGATCTTGGAGCAACACCGGGGGGCCATTTTGGCCCGCAACATCGAACCACACGGGGCCTCCTTCACCTTCTACCTGCCGGCAGCCGACGATAAAGAACCGGTCCCGCTCGATCCGGCCCTGGCTTCCGGAACCGCGCCCCTCCGCCTTGAGCCGGCGCTGGTTCTGGTGGCGGACGACGAGCCCATGTGCCGCGACGTCCTCCGGGTCACGTTGGGCGAGGCGGGCATGCGTTGTCTGGAGGCCTCCGATGGGGGCGAAGCCGTCCGCCTGGCGCAAGAGCAGGGTGGTTCGATCGGATGGGTGGTGACGGATTGGAGCATGCCGGGTCTCCACGGGCGGGAACTGGTGATTGAATTGCGGCGGTTGTTGCCCGGCGTTCCCATCCTCATCACTAGTGGTTTTGTCTTGGAGGCGGAGGAGATCCCCGGGATTGACGGAGTGGTCATGAAGCCCTTCAGCCCGGAAACGTTGTTGCGGAAAATGGCCGAAATCAGTGAACAGGGGAGGCTTCGGGAAGGGAAGGGCTGA
- a CDS encoding ABC transporter substrate-binding protein translates to MPQLWRYLTALVLGLSLASCGKKTPPTEAPSGNQTAAEPAGNATASESGFFPKLLAPHPEHPREAEKQVFHIYYDLEGIPESWIEEWKAGRDLKWEQHALPTDTREWPKNADLIIAPPDRLVHAQLKMLPGELAALRANPVFLHHPFDPEQKWTRPWRWTPWVVMRHIPSPETAAPATGTGPGEMLWPDRPALLRSWWLKSLNRSANHVPNKALEEKWAAELTNRKPSPEPVDKVWEKLSAGQAPSALLPLAWKLRQPAAPAAWSIPPTGTVIHFDQLAMGSETDQPELVREWIDWLTDPARQKALLATTGYYPVQVPLGREIPDLPGPPSAWWDRSEFLVGESAPAAPVVVVPTPATPGASETQTPTPTPTPTPTANPTPAPTPTANPTPAPAPVQSVPGNTPSPPPAESGNNTSPVSPSLPEASPVH, encoded by the coding sequence ATGCCGCAACTCTGGAGGTATCTGACCGCCCTGGTCTTGGGACTTAGTCTGGCTTCCTGCGGCAAAAAGACCCCTCCCACCGAGGCACCGTCCGGTAACCAGACCGCGGCAGAGCCCGCCGGGAATGCCACCGCTTCGGAAAGCGGATTCTTCCCAAAACTGCTTGCCCCCCACCCGGAGCATCCCCGCGAGGCCGAAAAACAGGTTTTTCATATTTACTACGATCTCGAAGGGATTCCCGAATCCTGGATCGAGGAATGGAAGGCGGGCCGGGACCTGAAGTGGGAACAACACGCCCTGCCCACGGACACCCGGGAATGGCCCAAAAATGCCGACCTGATCATCGCTCCTCCCGACCGTCTGGTCCATGCCCAGCTCAAGATGCTACCCGGTGAGCTGGCCGCATTGCGGGCCAACCCGGTCTTTCTCCACCACCCTTTCGATCCCGAACAGAAGTGGACCCGCCCTTGGCGCTGGACCCCCTGGGTGGTCATGCGGCACATCCCGTCCCCAGAGACCGCCGCCCCCGCGACCGGCACGGGTCCCGGTGAAATGCTCTGGCCCGATCGACCGGCCCTGCTCAGGTCCTGGTGGCTCAAGTCCCTCAACCGCTCGGCCAACCATGTTCCCAACAAAGCATTAGAAGAAAAATGGGCCGCCGAGCTGACCAACCGGAAGCCATCCCCAGAACCGGTGGACAAGGTCTGGGAAAAATTGTCCGCCGGCCAGGCCCCGTCCGCGCTGTTGCCCCTGGCTTGGAAACTGCGCCAACCCGCCGCACCGGCCGCGTGGAGCATTCCACCGACCGGCACCGTCATCCATTTCGACCAACTGGCCATGGGATCGGAGACCGACCAACCGGAGTTGGTCCGGGAGTGGATCGATTGGCTCACCGACCCCGCCCGACAAAAAGCACTTTTGGCCACCACCGGCTACTACCCCGTCCAAGTGCCCTTGGGCCGGGAAATTCCCGATCTCCCGGGACCGCCCTCCGCTTGGTGGGACCGTTCAGAATTCCTGGTCGGGGAATCCGCGCCAGCTGCCCCCGTAGTGGTAGTCCCCACCCCCGCAACCCCGGGAGCCTCGGAAACCCAAACCCCGACCCCGACCCCAACCCCAACCCCAACCGCAAACCCAACCCCTGCCCCAACCCCAACCGCAAACCCGACCCCTGCCCCAGCTCCTGTGCAGAGTGTCCCGGGAAACACCCCATCTCCTCCGCCGGCTGAATCCGGCAACAACACCTCCCCCGTCAGCCCTTCCCTTCCCGAAGCCTCCCCTGTTCACTGA
- a CDS encoding DUF2892 domain-containing protein: protein MLKPNIEMKGRVLRGVMGLALLGLAYVLHQWQVTILAVLVALGGLFALFEAAFAWCAARACGIKTQY, encoded by the coding sequence ATGTTGAAGCCGAATATCGAAATGAAGGGCCGGGTACTGCGCGGCGTGATGGGCTTGGCTTTGCTCGGGTTGGCTTACGTCCTCCACCAGTGGCAGGTCACGATTCTGGCGGTCCTGGTCGCATTGGGGGGTCTCTTCGCCCTCTTTGAAGCCGCCTTTGCCTGGTGTGCGGCTCGGGCCTGTGGAATAAAGACCCAGTACTGA
- a CDS encoding glycosyltransferase has protein sequence MSARILILTAGYGEGHNTAARCLAAGFTHLRPDLQVEVCDPYAVCYGSFNDFIRRLYISAINRTPNLWRCIYWLMDRTPLVPSTQWLAARMERWLAAKLERERPSVICSTFPAYNFTLARIHGDARPYPYVQGTVVTDSISINSLWTKGRSDVYYVPNDDTARVVVDKGLPPSAVAAAGFPVQLALALPEHRLEPPPLDAGRTKVLYILNSGKAHAPQIVRRLLEFSSIDLTLAVGRDEKLRDKLSRLTRGQESRVQFIGWTDQMPQLMMTHHVVITKAGGATVQEALAAGCPLILNQVVPGQEEGNWFLVRDHDCGTLQPDPDELVRALGAALENGGAGLKRWRANILQRHRPDAALRIAEDLIRRAGL, from the coding sequence TTGAGCGCTCGCATCCTGATCCTGACCGCCGGGTATGGCGAAGGCCACAACACGGCCGCCCGTTGCCTGGCCGCCGGTTTTACCCACCTGCGGCCGGACTTGCAGGTGGAGGTCTGTGACCCTTATGCCGTGTGTTACGGCTCATTCAACGACTTCATCCGCCGTCTCTACATCTCGGCGATCAACCGCACCCCGAATCTTTGGCGGTGCATCTACTGGCTGATGGACCGGACTCCGCTGGTGCCCTCGACTCAGTGGCTGGCGGCCCGGATGGAACGTTGGCTGGCGGCCAAACTTGAGCGGGAACGGCCCTCGGTCATCTGTTCCACTTTCCCGGCTTACAATTTCACCCTCGCGCGCATCCACGGGGATGCCCGTCCCTATCCCTACGTGCAGGGGACAGTGGTGACCGACTCCATTTCCATCAACTCGCTTTGGACCAAGGGTCGTAGCGACGTCTACTATGTGCCAAACGATGACACCGCGCGTGTGGTGGTGGACAAAGGATTGCCTCCGTCCGCGGTGGCAGCGGCGGGATTTCCGGTCCAACTGGCCCTGGCCCTGCCGGAACACCGTCTCGAACCTCCGCCGCTCGATGCCGGACGGACCAAGGTGCTTTACATCCTCAATTCCGGTAAAGCCCATGCCCCGCAGATTGTCCGCCGACTGCTGGAATTTTCCTCCATCGACCTGACCCTGGCAGTGGGTCGCGACGAAAAACTCCGCGATAAGCTGTCCCGTTTGACCCGGGGCCAGGAGTCACGGGTGCAATTCATCGGCTGGACCGACCAGATGCCGCAGTTGATGATGACCCACCATGTGGTCATCACCAAGGCGGGCGGGGCCACTGTCCAGGAGGCCCTGGCCGCGGGTTGTCCGCTCATCCTCAACCAAGTGGTGCCGGGTCAGGAGGAGGGGAACTGGTTTCTGGTCCGCGACCACGACTGCGGCACGCTGCAACCGGATCCCGATGAATTGGTCCGGGCCCTGGGAGCGGCCCTGGAAAACGGCGGGGCCGGCTTGAAGCGCTGGCGGGCCAACATCCTCCAGCGCCATCGTCCCGACGCCGCCCTGCGCATCGCCGAGGATCTGATCCGTCGCGCCGGTCTTTAG